A portion of the Chaetodon trifascialis isolate fChaTrf1 chromosome 7, fChaTrf1.hap1, whole genome shotgun sequence genome contains these proteins:
- the nbeal2 gene encoding neurobeachin-like protein 2 isoform X2 — protein sequence MSNHKGGGMPSKERLYELWMLYYTKKDVSYLQQWLEAFVASFERLIDVQSLGPRRLEESSSEVPLLPREVLVFLSTQLWDSAVHLSGVAEHNSSTPHPLLLIKFFIIVCRNMENIDPDKTPGFVFETIKLLNFCLDQLKAGQGEQSSLQLVVQYGLVLCESLFDPNQTWRRRLAGEEVSLLERNKYKFSPLALPEELPALFHGSLQESDQIPELLTLRLIHLQGAVISGGKKNGLLSITPHSVEDMFSVLRVWCCRTSPEPKAVVLPRLTLQCLTAMIHLLHSSSPAERQVEIKTILESFFQLLNWNRLLSSEDQDRQSWEDSLISLQSLMLTAVPEILQCSDRPVLQAVFLNNNCFEHILRLIQNSKLFQSNRHRPEREVMCDLTTCLLTEVEVDQVWEKGTDSITVHALGVLTAIMSNSPSAKEVFKERIGYSQLFDVLKSQGQPTKRLLQELMNMAVEGEHSHAHHLGISNDQPLLLLLQWLPDLSGQRDLQLLVAQWLAAVCGGSLSCRTVAVEAGMVVALLQVLLQPQSLDRQCADALLSLLQDLGSLCLRPEELKSLLRLLRVDQDNGTVVGKVHPYCTRIIRVLSAMAAREGQDSALQYFDLTPPMAGIMVPTIQRWPGSGFAFHAWLCLNMEFSNNRKPSTNSGTGAQHDMGKGPRRKQLYSFFTASGTGLEAFFTMEGVLVVAVCTKKDYMAVALPEHPLVDSCWHSVAIVHIPGRRPFGQNLVTVYIDGEQRVTAQLRFPSFSEPFTSCCIGSAGHRTTTTTTSPNLPMSSYTNPSSPEFAFPAHAPSLMRSQSFPASFAGGRWGSLGDSPVHTIPAGLQDTEWGTPTSLDGLLGTAFICHEALQQTQARALHAAGPNHVSLFKADGELSDLNSRLLLYYTPQAFKSQICLDLSPNHQYDGRLTGHRVVNWDIKDVLNVVGGLGVLLPLLEQVCEAEPIYNSGQEISDLLGPELTSSRGPAAMLLPLNKSSEGRLERNSIAAFLLMVKNLIRHHPVNQESLLQCHGPSIIGAMLSKVPGSMMDMNVLLACQLLLEQVFNEGNIPLLQQLYQHLLFDFRIWTKSHFAVCLAHVQYLSSVINKGKQRIKRKYGVQYILDTIRTYYSVEKGSSSLSDEKQTIQTSLFALLKDFLKSPTSEELHSVLAYILSVGEEQQVVRALDVLYELLKKTPPREHVQAVLLEWGVEQLYYLLLTPNFGDEARETVFRVLYKLLKSERVTERNKQRIKLKDFGYLGLVCFLENIPVTMTTVRCLYEQVLATDASPNFRDLLAVVCLSHRAELTVRLDVCRKLFHLIYSNDDYVKQLAKQPGWQDVLTKLYVKESYESHAASIAGSSTNSSFEPSYRPPLQRDQALVIEDANTDIFLSYRTSQDIEDEEEDDGGQRDISEGFSDLSQSPPSGGGGPLKNFTSSLHFKPFDSVDQGSHSSSISNAVDITSSRPDEDGRDYQPLSPFSTSPFDLELGGMGESGTHTPAGSLTNTPSPLEQCKPFPPLRPRKSSSLSNVLDDTSYGTDPPTGDTISNTSNPQTPEEELCNLLTNIVFRVLWSGSGVEGGEDVVWRERGQVFSVLTKLGSSCQLVRPPDDIKRSLLEMMLESSLSDLREAQGMFLPFCPGLLRLLRLLQDFLFAEGTDNNTLWSEKIFEGVVNLLDRLQAWHSTPGSPGNTELKEMAQIGLRIITRYIQQQHSPVCEMAYLKLFSLLQTVLCLSWEEVCFLLGQLGAPLWPGGVMDSTNCGHVEAFPHLVPIVRTLLDQHANPVTIQNLLPNLPITNGSTTFAQDLKAYCHTVEWQGFYQQQVQPTMEQYELDTFGRSHDIMSNFWNSCFDDLMSTAFKRDKDRSDSKSKFQEVIVDPYLKRVRSENNRYYSGQKQSSSQQGVVWQHWRALRRLLTSERGAWALRVQPEVKLKLSNAETYSKMRLKLVPNYNYDPHSEASAQRDNMGADSPRSSEPLPLAVAKQAKVSDMEDDQLGEEDVVFLDDKVEGEDESQKEKLVLSEDCELITIVAVVPGRLEVTTHHLYFYDGSSEKEETEEGIGFDFKRPLSQLREVHLRRYNLRRSALELFFIDQAHYFINFRKKVRNKVYSRILGLRPPNLFYFGSRSPQELLKASGLTQKWVCREISNFEYLMQLNTIAGRTYNDLSQYPVFPWVLCDYTSPILDLENPSVFRDLSKPIGVVNPRHAQNVREKYESFEDPTGTIDKFHYGTHYSNAAGVMHYMIRMEPFTTLHIQLQSGRFDCADRQFHSVAAAWQARMESPADVKELIPEFFYFPEFLENMNGFDLGHLQISQDPVTDVLLPRWATSREDFIRKHRKALECEHVSSHLHEWIDLIFGCKQRGEEAVNALNVFYYCTYEGAVDLDAIANETERKALEGIISNFGQTPCQLLKEPHPPRMSAENAVRRQARLDTMPLSIFEQLNKLRPFVEVVSDGLPLVQAVVPKSQNRSFIIQGSDILVTVSSNGLIGTHSWLPYDKNIANYFTFTKDPTMTNPKTQRFLSGPFSPGVEISAQVLVVSNDGRLLFSGGHWDCSLRVTQLGKGKLVGRICRHIDVVTCMALDLCGIYLISGSRDTSCIVWQVLQQGGFSSGLSPRPVQVLCGHDQEVTCVAISTELDMAVSGSKDGTVIVHTVRRGQFLRTLRPPGESCVPAEISQLQVGMEGHIVVQTSLEERSHRKGKYSIHVYSVNGCLLSSFTMEEQVTALHLVSEYIILGTMQGSLHIRDLCSLDASVTPLALKVPVRSVSVTKECSHILVGLEDGKLIVVGAGKPEEVRSGQFSRRLWGSTRRISQVSAGETEYNPTENAGK from the exons AAAGATGTGAGTTATCTGCAGCAGTGGTTGGAGGCGTTTGTGGCGTCCTTTGAGAGGCTCATTGATGTGCAGTCACTGGGGCCTCGGAG gctggaggagagcagctcGGAGGTGCCCTTGCTCCCCAGGGAGGTCCTGGTTTTCCTCAGCACCCAGCTATGGGACAGTGCGGTGCACCTCTCAGGCGTAGCAGAGCACAACAGCAGCACCCCACACCCCCTGCTCCTCATCAAGTTCTTCATCATTGTGTGCAG GAATATGGAGAACATCGACCCAGACAAGACCCCTGGTTTTGTTTTCGAAACCATCAAGCTTTTGAATTTCTGTTTGGACCAG CTCAAGGCAGGACAAGGGGAGCAGTCGTCTCTGCAGCTGGTTGTGCAGTACGGGCTTGTGCTGTGTGAGAGTCTGTTTGACCCTAATCAGACGTGGAGGAGACGCCTGGCAGG ggaggaggtgagctTGCTGGAGAGGAACAAGTATAAGTTCTCCCCGCTGGCCTTGCCAGAGGAGTTGCCTGCTCTCTTCCATG GAAGCCTCCAGGAAAGCGACCAGATCCCGGAGCTCCTCACACTCAGATTGATTCATCTCCAGGGTGCTGTCATCAGTGGAGGAAAG AAGAATggcctcctctccatcaccccACACTCTGTTGAGGACATGTTCTCCGTTCTGCGAGTGTGGTGCTGCAGGACTTCCCCTGAACCCAAGGCCGTGGTGCTCCCAAGGCTGACTTTGCAGTGCCTGACTGCGATGATCCACCTGCTGCACTCCAGCAGCCCCGCGGAGCGGCAGGTGGAGATCAAAACAATACTGGAGAGCTTCTTCCAGCTCCTCAACTGGAACCGTCTGCTTAGCAGTGAGGATCAAGACAGGCAGAGCTGGGAAGACAGCCTGATCTCCCTCCAGAGCCTAATGCTGA CTGCCGTTCCTGAGATCCTGCAGTGCTCTGACAGACCAGTCCTGCAGGCTGTGTTCCTCAACAACAACTGCTTTGAACACATCCTCAGGCTCATTCAGAACAGCAAG CTCTTTCAGAGCAACAGGCATAGGCCGGAACGTGAGGTTATGTGTGACCTCACTACATGTTTACTCACAGAGGTCGAAGTGGACCAG GTTTGGGAGAAAGGAACAGACAGTATTACAGTTCATGCCTTAGGAGTCCTCACAGCTATAATGAGTAACTCACCCTCTGCTAAG GAGGTTTTCAAGGAGAGGATTGGCTACTCCCAGCTATTTGATGTGCTGAAGAGTCAAGGTCAACCCACCAAAAGGCTGCTGCAGGAGTTGATGAACATG GCGGTGGAGGGCGAGCATTCCCACGCCCATCACCTTGGCATTAGTAACGACcagcctttgctgctgctcttgcAGTGGCTGCCAGACCTGTCGGGTCAGAGGGACCTTCAGCTGCTGGTGGCCCAGTGGCTGGCTGCCGTCTGCGGTGGCTCTTTATCCTGTCGCACTGTGGCTGTGGAGGCAGGCATGGTGGTGGCACTGCTGCAGGTGCTCTTGCAGCCCCAGAGTCTGGACAGGCAGTGTGCAGACGCCCTGCTCAGCCTCCTGCAGGACCTTGGCTCCCTGTGTCTGAGaccagaggagctgaagagccTGCTCAGACTCCTCCGGGTGGATCAGGACAATGGCACAGTGGTGGGGAAGGTGCACCCTTACTGCACTCGCATCATCCGAGTGCTCTCAGCCATGGCGGCCAGAGAAGGCCAGGACAGTGCCTTGCAGTACTTCGATCTTACGCCCCCCATGGCAGGTATTATGGTACCCACAATCCAACGCTGGCCTGGCAGTGGGTTTGCCTTTCACGCTTGGCTCTGCCTCAACATGGAGTTCTCCAACAATCGGAAACCTTCTACCAACTCTGGCACAGGGGCGCAGCACGACATGGGAAAAGGACCACGCAGGAAACAGCTCTACAG TTTCTTCACAGCAAGTGGAACTGGGCTGGAAGCCTTCTTCACCATGGAGGGTGTGCTGGTCGTGGCTGTTTGCACTAAGAAAGACTACATGGCTGTCGCGCTGCCTGAGCACCCACTAGTTGACTCATGCTGG CATTCAGTGGCTATAGTCCACATCCCAGGCCGTCGTCCATTTGGTCAGAACCTGGTCACCGTCTACATCGATGGTGAGCAGCGTGTAACTGCTCAGCTTCGCTTTCCATCTTTCAGTGAG CCTTTTACCTCCTGCTGCATTGGCTCTGCAGGCCACCGgaccactaccaccaccacctcccccaACCTTCCTATGTCTTCGTACACCAACCCATCATCTCCTGAGTTTGCCTTCCCTGCCCATGCCCCCTCCCTCATGCGTTCCCAGTCTTTCCCAGCCTCCTTTGCAGGAGGTCGCTGGGGCTCTTTGGGTGACTCCCCAGTGCACACAATCCCCGCCGGACTGCAGGACACAGAGTGGGGAACCCCCACGTCTCTGGATGGGCTCCTTGGCACTGCCTTCATCTGCCACGAGgctctgcagcagacacaggcGAGAGCTCTGCATGCTGCGG GCCCCAATCACGTGTCCTTATTCAAAGCGGATGGAGAGTTATCTGATCTCAACAGCAGGCTTCTGCTCTACTACACTCCACAG GCCTTCAAGAGCCAGATATGCCTGGACCTGTCGCCCAATCACCAATATGATGGCAGGCTTACAGGACACAGGGTAGTGAACTGGGACATCAAG GATGTCTTAAACGTGGTGGGGGGTTTAGGTGTTTTGCTGCCCCTGCTTGAGCAGGTATGTGAGGCCGAGCCCATTTACAACAGTGGTCAGGAGATCTCAGACCTGCTAGGACCGGAGCTCACCTCCTCCAGAGGCCCCGCCGCCATGTTGCTGCCACTGAATAAGTCCTCAG aggGCAGACTAGAGAGAAACAGCATTGCTGCCTTCCTGCTGATGGTGAAAAACCTGATTCGTCATCACCCTGTCAATCAGGAGAGCCTGCTGCAATGCCACGGGCCGAGCATCATTGGAGCGATGCTCAGCAAA gttcCTGGCAGTATGATGGACATGAACGTTTTATTGGCatgccagctgctgctggagcaggtCTTCAACGAGGGAAACATCCCACTTCTACAGCAACTCTACCAGCACCTGCTCTTTGATTTCCGCATCTGGACTAAAAGCCATTTCGCTGTTTGTCTGG CTCATGTGCAGTACCTGTCGTCTGTGATAAACAAAGGCAAGCAGCGCATAAAGAGGAAGTATGGCGTCCAATATATTCTGGACACTATTCGCACATACTACAG TGTGGAGAAAggcagcagctctctgtccGATGAAAAGCAGACCATTCAAACCTCTCTGTTCGCCTTGCTGAAAGACTTTCTCAAGTCTCCTACGTCAGAGGAGCTTCACAGTGTCCTCGCCTACATTCTGTCTGtaggagaggagcagcag GTGGTGAGGGCCTTGGATGTGCTGTATGAACTGTTGAAGAAGACCCCTCCTCGTGAGCATGTGCAGGCTGTGCTGCTGGAGTGGGGCGTGGAGCAGCTGTACTATTTGCTGCTCACTCCAAACTTCGGAGACGAGGCCAGAGAGACGGTCTTCAGG GTTTTATACAAACTCCTCAAAAGCGAACGAGTGACTGAGCGCAACAAGCAGCGCATTAAGCTGAAGGATTTTGGATATCTTGGTCTGGTGTGTTTCCTTGAAAACATTCCAGTGACTATGACCACTGTGCGATGTCTGTACGAGCAGGTCCTTGCTACAG ATGCCAGCCCAAACTTCAGAGACCTCCTGGCTGTGGTCTGCCTGTCTCATCGAGCTGAGCTCACCGTCCGCTTAGACGTCTGCCGCAAG CTCTTTCATCTGATCTACTCCAATGACGATTATGTGAAGCAGCTCGCTAAGCAGCCCGGCTGGCAGGACGTGCTCACCAAGCTGTATGTGAAAGAGTCCTATGAGTCCCACGCTGCCAGCATTGCAGGCTCCAGCACTAACAGTTCCTTTGAACCAAGCTATCGGCCACCGCTGCAGAGGGATCAGGCTCTGGTCATCGAGGACGCGAACACGGACATCTTCCTGAGCTACCGCACCTCGCAGGACatcgaggatgaggaggaggatgacggCGGTCAGCGGGATATCTCTGAGGGATTCTCTGACTTGTCCCAGTCGCCTCCAAGCGGAGGTGGAGGCCCGCTTAAAAACTTCACCAGCTCCCTCCATTTTAAGCCGTTTGATTCAGTAGACCAGGGGAGCCACTCGTCCTCCATCTCCAATGCAGTCGATATCACCTCATCTCGCCCGGACGAGGATGGGAGAGACTACCAGCCCCTCTCCCCCTTTAGTACATCCCCCTTTGATTTGGAGCTAGGAGGCATGGGGGAGAGcggcacacacactcctgcaggtAGTCTAACAAACACACCATCTCCTTTAGAGCAATGCAAACCCTTTCCACCGCTCAGACCCAGGAAGAGCTCCAGTCTGTCCAACGTGCTGGATGATACCAGCTATGGGACAGATCCTCCTACTGGCGATACGATCTCCAATACGTCCAACCCACAG ACCCCAGAGGAGGAGCTGTGCAACCTGCTAACCAACATCGTCTTCCGTGTGCTGTGGAGCGGCAGCGGCGTCGAGGGGGGAGAGGATgtggtgtggagagagagaggacaggtcTTTTCTGTTCTCACCAAACTGGGCTCCTCCTGCCAACTGGTCCGgcctcctgatgacatcaaGCGCAG TCTGTTGGAGATGATGCTGGAGTCCTCTCTGTCGGACCTGAGGGAGGCCCAGGGAAtgtttctgcctttctgtcccGGTCTGCTTCGGCTCCTCAGGCTGCTGCAGGACTTCCTGTTCGCTGAGGGTACAGACAACAACACACTGTGGAGTGAAAAG ATTTTTGAGGGGGTGGTGAACCTGCTGGACAGGTTACAGGCCTGGCATAGCACCCCTGGCAGCCCCGGGAACACCGAACTGAAGGAAATGGCCCAGATCGGCCTGCGGATCATCACCAGATACATTCAACAGCAGCACTCACCG GTGTGTGAGATGGCATATTTGAAgctcttcagcctcctccagaCGGTGCTGTGTCTCAGCTGGGAGGAGGTGTGTTTCTTGCTGGGGCAGCTGGGCGCCCCCCTGTGGCCGGGAGGTGTAATGGACAGCACCAACTGTGGCCATGTAGAGGCTTTCCCCCATCTGGTGCCCATTGTGCGGACGCTGCTCGACCAGCATGCCAACCCAGTCACCATCCAAAACCTGCTACCCAACCTGCCCATCACCAACGGCAGCACCACCTTCGCCCAGGACCTGAAGGCTTATTGTCACACGGTGGAGTGGCAGGGGTTTTaccagcagcag GTTCAGCCCACCATGGAGCAGTATGAGCTGGACACATTTGGGAGGAGCCATGACATCATGTCCAATTTCTGGAATTCCTGCTTCGATGACCTGATGAGCACAGCCTTCAAACGGGACAAAGACCGATCAGACAGCAAGTCTAAGTTTCAG GAAGTGATCGTGGACCCGTACCTGAAGCGAGTCAGGAGTGAGAACAACAGGTACTACAGTGGGCAGAAGCAGAGCTCCAGCCAGCAGGGGGTGGTGTggcagcactggagagctctgCGCAGGCTTTTGACCAGTGAGAGAGGAGCATGGGCCCTTCG AGTTCAACCAGAGGTGAAACTCAAATTGTCCAATGCAGAGACCTATTCAAAGATGCGTCTCAAACTTGTGCCCAACTACAACTACGATCCCCACAGTGAGGCCAGCGCCCAGAGGGACAACATGG GAGCTGACAGCCCTCGTAGCTCTGAACCCCTCCCATTGGCTGTTGCAAAGCAGGCAAAAGTAAGTGACATGGAGGATGACCAGTTAGGAGAAGAGGACGTCGTCTTTTTGGATGACAA GGTGGAGGGAGAAGACGAGAGCCAGAAAGAAAAACTGGTTCTGTCTGAAGACTGTGAGCTCATCACCATCGTGGCGGTTGTTCCAGGTCGTCTGGAGGTGACTACACATCATCTTTACTTCTACGATGGCAGCAGTgagaaagaagagacagaggaag GAATCGGGTTCGATTTCAAGAGACCTCTGTCTCAGCTCAGAGAAGTCCATCTGAGACGCTACAACCTGCGACGCTCTGCGCTGGAGCTGTTCTTCATAGACCAGGCTCATTACTTCATCAACTTCAGGAAGAAG GTTCGAAACAAAGTGTACTCTAGGATCCTGGGCCTGCGGCCTCCCAACCTGTTTTACTTCGGCTCTCGCTCCCCCCAAGAGCTACTGAAGGCATCTGGGCTTACACAg AAATGGGTGTGCAGAGAGATCTCCAATTTTGAGTATTTGATGCAACTGAACACCATCGCTGGACGCACCTACAACGACCTGTCGCAGTATCCTGTG TTCCCCTGGGTCTTGTGTGACTATACCTCTCCCATTCTGGATCTGGAGAACCCATCAGTTTTCAGAGACTTGTCCAAGCCCATAGGTGTGGTCAACCCTCGGCACGCACAGAATGTCAGAGAAAA GTATGAGAGCTTTGAAGACCCAACAGGCACCATCGACAAATTCCACTATGGCACACACTACTCTAATGCAGCAGGAGTCATGCACTACATGATCCGCATGGAGCCATTCACAACTCTGCATATCCAGCTGCAGAGTGGCAG GTTTGACTGCGCTGACAGACAGTTCCACTCAGTGGCAGCGGCCTGGCAGGCTCGCATGGAGAGTCCAGCTGACGTCAAAGAGCTCATCCCGGAGTTCTTCTACTTCCCAGAATTCCTGGAAAACATGAACG GCTTCGACCTGGGACACTTGCAGATATCTCAGGACCCGGTGACAGATGTTCTGCTGCCACGCTGGGCCACATCAAGAGAGGACTTCATCAGGAAGCACAGGAAAGCCCTG GAATGTGAGCATGTGTCCAGTCACCTCCATGAGTGGATTGACCTGATCTTTGGCTGCAAGCAGAGAGGTGAAGAGGCAGTGAATGCCCTCAATGTCTTCTACTACTGCACTTATGAGG GTGCAGTAGATCTGGATGCAATTGCCAATGAGACAGAGCGTAAGGCCCTGGAAGGCATCATCAGCAACTTTGGACAGACTCCCTGTCAGCTCCTTAAG GAACCTCATCCTCCTCGCATGTCAGCTGAGAACGCGGTGAGGCGGCAGGCCCGCCTGGACACTATGCCCCTGAGCATCTTTGAGCAGCTCAATAAGCTCCGACCATTTGTGGAG gTGGTAAGTGATGGCCTCCCTCTGGTCCAGGCAGTGGTACCAAAGAGCCAGAATCGTTCCTTCATCATCCAGGGCTCAGATATACTG gtgACTGTGAGTTCAAATGGGTTGATAGGGACACACAGCTGGCTGCCATATGACAAAAACATTGCCAACTACTTCACTTTCACTAAGGACCCCACCATGACTAACCCCAA GACGCAGCGTTTCTTGAGCGGACCTTTCTCTCCCGGGGTGGAGATCAGCGCTCAGGTGCTGGTGGTGTCCAACGACGGCCGCCTGCTGttcagtgggggacactggGACTGCAGTCTCCGTGTCACACAGCTGGGGAAGGGCAAGCTGGTGGGCAGGATCTGCCGGCACATAG ACGTTGTTACCTGCATGGCTCTGGATCTCTGTGGCATCTACCTCATCTCTGGCTCAAGGGATACATCCTGCATAGTGTGGCAGGTTCTACAGCAG GGTGGTTTCTCCAGTGGCCTGTCTCCTCGGCCGGTGCAGGTTCTCTGTGGACATGACCAGGAGGTCACCTGTGTGGCCATCAGCACTGAACTGGACATGGCTGtctcagggtcaaag